One Paraburkholderia aromaticivorans genomic region harbors:
- the dnaK gene encoding molecular chaperone DnaK: protein MGKIIGIDLGTTNSCVAIMEGNSVKVIENSEGARTTPSIIAYMEDGEILVGAPAKRQSVTNPRNTLYAVKRLIGRRFEEKEVQKDIALMPYKIMKADNGDAWIEVRDQKLAPPQISAETLRKMKKTAEDYLGEPVTEAVITVPAYFNDSQRQATKDAGRIAGLEVKRIINEPTAAALAFGLDKAEKGDRKIAVYDLGGGTFDVSIIEIADVDGEMQFEVLSTNGDTFLGGEDFDQRIIDYIIGEFKKEQGVDLSKDVLALQRLKESAEKAKIELSSSQQTEINLPYITADASGPKHLNLKITRAKLEALVEELIERTIEPCRTAIKDAGVKVGEIDDVILVGGMTRMPKVQDKVKEFFGKDPRRDVNPDEAVAVGAAIQGQVLSGDRKDVLLLDVTPLSLGIETLGGVMTKMINKNTTIPTKHAQVYSTADDNQGAVTIKVFQGEREMAAGNKLLGEFNLEGIPPAPRGTPQIEVSFDIDANGILHVGAKDKATGKENRITIKANSGLSEAEIEKMVKDAEANAEEDHKLRELADARNQGDALVHSTKKALTEYGDKLEASEKEKIEAALKDLEETLKSGSSDKAAIEAKIEVVATASQKMGEKMYADMQAAQGAEAAAAGAAGAGASAGGASQQQDDVVDADFKEVKKD, encoded by the coding sequence ATGGGCAAAATCATCGGTATCGACCTCGGCACGACCAACTCGTGCGTGGCGATCATGGAAGGCAATTCGGTCAAGGTGATCGAGAACTCGGAAGGTGCGCGCACCACGCCGTCGATCATCGCTTACATGGAAGACGGCGAGATTCTCGTCGGCGCGCCTGCGAAGCGTCAGTCGGTCACGAACCCGAGGAACACGCTGTACGCGGTCAAGCGCCTGATCGGCCGCCGCTTTGAAGAAAAAGAAGTACAGAAAGACATCGCGCTGATGCCGTACAAGATCATGAAAGCCGATAACGGCGATGCATGGATCGAAGTGCGCGATCAGAAGCTCGCGCCGCCGCAAATCTCGGCGGAAACGCTGCGCAAGATGAAGAAGACCGCTGAAGACTATCTCGGCGAGCCGGTCACCGAAGCCGTGATCACGGTTCCCGCGTACTTCAACGACAGCCAGCGCCAGGCAACCAAAGATGCAGGCCGCATCGCCGGTCTGGAAGTGAAGCGGATCATCAACGAACCGACCGCAGCCGCTCTGGCATTCGGTCTGGACAAGGCCGAAAAGGGCGACCGCAAGATCGCGGTGTACGACTTGGGCGGCGGTACGTTCGACGTGTCGATCATCGAAATCGCTGATGTCGACGGTGAAATGCAGTTCGAAGTGCTCTCCACGAACGGCGATACGTTCCTGGGCGGTGAAGACTTCGACCAGCGCATCATCGATTACATCATCGGCGAGTTCAAGAAGGAACAGGGCGTCGATCTGTCGAAAGACGTGCTCGCGCTGCAACGCCTGAAGGAATCGGCTGAAAAGGCCAAGATCGAGCTGTCGTCGAGCCAGCAAACCGAAATCAACCTGCCGTACATCACGGCCGACGCGTCGGGTCCGAAGCACTTGAACCTGAAAATTACGCGCGCCAAGCTGGAAGCGCTGGTTGAAGAGCTGATCGAACGCACGATCGAACCGTGCCGCACGGCGATCAAGGACGCGGGCGTGAAGGTCGGCGAAATCGACGACGTGATTCTGGTCGGTGGTATGACCCGCATGCCGAAGGTGCAGGACAAGGTCAAGGAATTCTTCGGCAAGGATCCGCGCCGTGACGTGAACCCGGACGAAGCCGTGGCCGTGGGCGCCGCGATTCAAGGCCAGGTTCTGTCGGGCGACCGCAAGGACGTTCTGCTGCTCGACGTGACCCCGCTGTCGCTCGGCATCGAAACGCTTGGCGGCGTGATGACGAAGATGATCAACAAGAACACCACGATCCCGACCAAGCACGCACAGGTCTACTCGACGGCTGACGACAATCAGGGCGCCGTGACGATCAAGGTGTTCCAGGGCGAACGCGAAATGGCAGCCGGCAACAAGCTGCTGGGCGAGTTCAACCTCGAAGGCATTCCGCCAGCACCGCGCGGCACGCCGCAGATCGAGGTGAGCTTCGACATCGACGCGAACGGCATTCTGCACGTCGGCGCGAAAGACAAGGCGACCGGCAAGGAAAACCGCATCACGATCAAGGCGAACTCGGGTCTGTCCGAAGCCGAAATCGAGAAGATGGTGAAGGACGCCGAAGCGAACGCGGAAGAAGATCACAAGCTGCGTGAACTGGCCGATGCCCGCAACCAGGGCGACGCGCTGGTCCACAGCACGAAGAAGGCGCTGACCGAATACGGCGACAAGCTGGAAGCTTCTGAGAAGGAAAAGATCGAAGCCGCGCTGAAGGACCTCGAAGAAACGCTGAAGAGCGGTTCGAGCGACAAGGCCGCGATCGAAGCCAAGATCGAAGTGGTGGCCACCGCCTCGCAGAAGATGGGCGAGAAGATGTACGCCGACATGCAGGCTGCGCAAGGTGCCGAAGCAGCGGCAGCGGGCGCGGCAGGCGCGGGTGCTTCGGCGGGTGGCGCGAGCCAGCAGCAGGACGACGTGGTCGACGCCGACTTCAAGGAAGTCAAGAAAGACTAA